In Pseudorasbora parva isolate DD20220531a chromosome 9, ASM2467924v1, whole genome shotgun sequence, the following proteins share a genomic window:
- the LOC137089415 gene encoding uncharacterized protein KIAA0040 homolog encodes MKEAILQFFNHMWSLASAKHDQSIYNTVCLVVLLTLPLVVLFTSLLICCHCCCCRNADRCRCCRGKGETSVTNEKYEKKKKKKKNGGQNSEDLWISVKADPLSSDRLALTTV; translated from the coding sequence ATGAAAGAGGCAATCCTGCAGTTTTTCAATCATATGTGGAGCCTGGCTTCAGCCAAGCATGACCAGAGCATCTACAACACGGTTTGCCTGGTTGTGCTTCTAACTTTGCCGCTGGTTGTGCTCTTTACTTCTCTTCTGATTTGCTGTCATTGTTGCTGCTGTCGAAATGCCGATAGATGCCGGTGCTGTCGCGGCAAAGGCGAGACCTCGGTGACAAACGAGAAATatgaaaagaagaagaagaagaagaaaaacggCGGCCAGAACAGTGAAGACTTGTGGATCTCGGTCAAAGCAGATCCCTTGAGTAGTGACAGACTTGCACTCACTACGGTGTAA